Proteins encoded within one genomic window of Augochlora pura isolate Apur16 chromosome 11, APUR_v2.2.1, whole genome shotgun sequence:
- the LOC144476857 gene encoding uncharacterized protein LOC144476857 isoform X4, which produces MSGFFNSLKNFASGAAYAASSATKYEELEVEDTKMRFSLTPQPGESGFIQWLDAMKMVARLQGGIPPEFRKKLWLTLAERHLEQRGVDWKQAEKVCFNEWSNPDDEELGIQIVKDLHRTGCSLFCGAAGRDNQAVLRRVLLGFARWNKSVGYCQGLNVLAALVLQVMDRAESAAVKVMIYLIEGVLPEGYFADNLRGLSVDMAVFRDLLRTRLPKLSKHLEALQNDAKDKATGYSFSSNSYEPPLTNVFTMQWFLTLFCHCLPQEAVLRVWDLIFLEGDEILLRTALTIWEGLSDRIMTVTSADEFYSIMGVLTREMLEFTDTNNLIKNIVSMGPLQGVTGLREKHRYNITPWARKLSDDDDSDTEEDERLAVAAAMFSMAQRLKKDMLVDRIPQTIGALQAMAPSSDRERLALDISTLKQQYAKLRERQRQAHIILSAACARQTMVPPPTSQAMNHLLVGKNALVSAKNRPLSLPSGTVQAKTRPTPLSQNRRDRQGVTLHWKDTKKAKQKTAAGTSGAVEAATSQPPEADLTSPKRGNVDSDSDSTSTELCDEPDRMSDVDSEDLTSASESYVMATDEERGSRGGGSPMPEKSLDRSSPEEKSDLTSTDDKQDAGEDNLGDMSIAKITDQIRRLSAEDDNNSMVPQSFSGRSKHSPDDSSTAESSLQRDQSSAGLGVGGSVGKSLVLDEFYLGVPGTAVSVKEEEVLVHESRKLKGAAKEAEGFADGLEALKELKEIKELKEIKELKEIKELKGPEDLKELTELKGLKDLKDLKEIKDLKELEDLKKMKDLKIQRDPMDLKELKEVTELKELKDLKDLRDPKDLKELTELKELKELTDLKDLKDLANLRDPKDLKELKDLKDPKDRKELKDLKDPKDLKELKGLKDPKDLKELKDLKDPKDSKDPTQVATSTSVQPQDSSTFSKSLRAKYDQLFDDATSYEKVTVTAKQSEDGKYGTVTGATATTDKRKYDDIADKASSLETKYRETGETTRLHDHVADETVDVKKYDRIVERPCLTQTDLDKTFDSFLDRRYDGESKRDDIVKQLDTRYAQTTLNAKVDAIMSRASPLDTGFDTVTGTRLLDTTKDDTSNRKYDSLSSKSLDSKYDKITDEASQLALYKVSSLDPKYKTNSVDGKYDGVESFEKKYEKVSLETKYDQIIERTTPLDLKFDKIPGKPVLEVKCENGERYRSTFNFSSRLSLDMKKYEPASKTPVSETPSTVTIERNLYCKTYVGHLPISPVTVDQKLGQLTSVHGANSIITLTTESSDSQVLEKTYLMDRIQPSQPKTYPELKKSPQTPESNKSFGSGETMGPDSKPSSMPISPRTPVRSDSRDYLMDKSVSSSVSSDSKTLVFRSVDSDVTKDSDKTDGKKSFDKSSSLTPISTDSLRIKSETSPKLVISSSSESCSPGKMKSSERSFSSDLQSPISANSIKYTSNYNRHGPDDMSGSPMDLSAATSPFYPISNPNQKTPPSPYSVSRRRSSLDSTETSPEQKSSSSKESNKYLGYQSKFDSTLKPGIQDMDSRISKKEDFGRDYKEASSDRRNGDNDVHLYQSSAYCMKDIDRDDGGDDPLSEKDVVPSLPLEKLDMHYLSYNSKQRDKSKVLERSSSSLDSRRFVDMKSSLSTDEFNASMVKKRSSDILEDIKHLEAKASEGSSDSGILAKKSYMWEDLKNLEARRQDTFTDSASTFSKRRLEIPDISVTGDGRKSYIVHPKMSIDENTDSILNTVCRNQNNGVADDGRESKLGVWTKVKPRKRGDNGRRNSDRALKIIQENSVILQKILACQAKKRLPDLEEISKEISISPINEEISKIFSPILEKMGLNEHEINEELARINFKDFDNMTATSVSEFDAKINEELSRLSLIDDNEQIDHFDVDEVIAHQYSDTREELIDRKINEELSKLLLNYEDRSPASIVNLDKGSSQNVSDIDGLDLSSASTNVFSYKSSNDSIDIRSDLTTAQEPSLPVEKFSQYTEKVLPYSVSKYRDDDSSPKSDIDIYRELEKLDQISSAQVLPHPILELPQQELSSIPYIPNTSPFSDVPPIRYTTKPVQYDTSPLESSYDPYKTFDFKPKLSPKHATSNPFASPPYDQPILDTAFEYINNKPDLSINAYDKHLKSPLLTKEALEFRVRYDEEPSRDIGGDYMSLPSDLALTASKSPYFSNGNTEPLTPTKYASKEDRCLIGSSFLEYPADSSDLHRKYDPLSPKEYSLKSLDYDRHLLPSIEAASDLGSYLPAKHMDYQPLSPNRHFIEQRFQTSANHYASKLSPGMADETKRPVSHPEFPGKVAVTKYAELPDRGVASSYQKSSLSLGNIGHPAKGVENNYNTLTSPKTQFSPFPVRNAPRKPNELTLKLGLYPQKSPDVGQLKRS; this is translated from the exons TCGAAGACACGAAGATGAGATTCAGCCTGACGCCGCAGCCGGGTGAAAGTGGTTTCATACAATGGCTGGACGCGATGAAGATGGTCGCGAGGCTGCAGGGCGGCATACCACCGGAGTTTCGGAAGAAG TTATGGCTGACACTGGCGGAACGTCATCTGGAGCAGCGCGGCGTCGATTGGAAGCAGGCTGAAAAGGTCTGCTTCAACGAGTGGAGCAATCCTGACGATGAGGAGCTCGGGATACAGATCGTTAAA GATCTCCACCGTACAGGCTGCAGCCTATTTTgcggcgcggccggccggGACAATCAAGCGGTGCTGCGCCGCGTTCTGCTCGGGTTCGCGCGATGGAACAAGTCCGTCGGCTATTGCCAAGGCCTGAACGTGCTCGCCGCCCTCGTTCTGCAGGTTATGGATCGCGCCGAGTCCGCCGCGGTGAAGGTGATGATCTACTTGATAGAAGGTGTCCTGCCCGAGGGCTACTTCGCGGACAATCTGCGCGGCCTTTCCGTCGACATGGCGGTGTTCCGCGATCTGCTGCGGACAAGGCTGCCAAAGCTCTCGAAACACCTCGAGGCGTTGCAGAACGACGCGAAAGACAAGGCGACAGGTTATTCATTCTCGAGCAA CAGCTACGAGCCACCCCTGACGAATGTGTTCACGATGCAATGGTTCCTCACTCTCTTTTGCCACTGTCTACCCCAAGAAGCAGTACTCCGAGTCTGGGACTTGATATTCCTCGAAGGCGACGAGATTCTACTTCGAACTGCTCTTACCATCTGGGAAGGACTATCAGA CCGGATCATGACCGTCACATCCGCCGACGAGTTCTACAGCATCATGGGGGTCCTAACCAGAGAGATGCTGGAGTTCACTGACACGAACAATCTCATCAAG AACATAGTCAGCATGGGACCCCTGCAAGGTGTGACCGGTCTACGGGAGAAGCACCGATACAATATCACGCCGTGGGCAAGGAAGCtgagcgacgacgacgacagcgACACGGAGGAGGACGAGAGGCTTGCCGTGGCCGCGGCGATGTTCAGCATGGCGCAGCGTCTGAAGAAAg ACATGCTTGTAGATCGTATACCGCAAACAATCGGCGCACTGCAGGCGATGGCGCCAAGCAGCGACCGGGAACGTCTCGCTTTGGACATTAGCACGTTGAAGCAGCAGTACGCCAAGCTGAGGGAACGCCAACGACAGGCGCACATTATACTATCCG CTGCATGTGCAAGGCAGACCATGGTACCACCTCCTACTTCTCAGGCCATGAATCATCTTTTAGTGGGCAAAAATGCGCTCGTGAGCGCGAAGAATCGACCCCTGAGCCTGCCTTCGGGTACTGTGCAGGCGAAGACACGACCTACACCGCTCAGCCAGAATCGGAGGGACAGGCAGGGCGTCACGTTGCATTGGAAGGACACGAAGAAAGCGAAGCAGAAAACTGCTGCTGGCACGTCAG GTGCGGTAGAAGCGGCAACGTCGCAGCCACCGGAGGCGGACTTAACCTCCCCGAAGCGCGGCAACGTGGACAGCGACAGCGACAGTACGTCGACGGAATTATGCGACGAGCCGGATCGTATGAGCGACGTCGACAGCGAAGATCTGACGTCGGCGTCCGAGTCCTACGTAATGGCGACGGACGAAGAGCGAGGATCGCGCGGGGGTGGTTCCCCGATGCCGGAGAAGTCGCTGGATCGTTCGTCGCCCGAAGAGAAGAGCGACCTAACCTCTACCGACGACAAACAAGACGCTGGCGAAGACAATTTAGGCGACATGTCGATCGCCAAGATCACAGATCAGATCCGACGGCTGTCCGCAGAGGATGACAATAATTCGATGGTTCCTCAATCGTTCAGTGGCCGGAGCAAACACTCTCCGGACGATTCGTCGACGGCGGAGTCATCTCTGCAGAGGGATCAGTCCAGTGCTGGTCTAGGAGTGGGCGGCAGCGTCGGAAAGTCATTGGTCTTGGACGAGTTTTATTTAGGGGTGCCTGGCACCGCCGTCAGCgtgaaggaggaggaggtgctGGTGCACGAGAGCCGTAAGCTGAAAGGTGCTGCGAAGGAGGCTGAGGGCTTTGCGGATGGTCTGGAGGCTCTCAAGGAGCTAAAGGAGATCAAAGAGCTGAAGGAGATAAAAGAGTTAAAGGAGATAAAAGAGCTAAAGGGTCCAGAGGATCTGAAGGAGCTAACAGAGCTCAAGGGGCTAAAGGACCTGAAAGACCTGAAGGAGATAAAAGACCTAAAAGAGCTAGAAGACCTGAAGAAGATGAAAGACCTAAAGATTCAGAGGGATCCAATGGATCTGAAGGAGCTAAAAGAGGTAACAGAGCTGAAGGAGCTAAAAGACCTGAAGGATCTGAGGGATCCAAAGGATCTGAAGGAGCTAACAGAGCTAAAAGAGCTAAAAGAGCTAACAGACCTAAAAGATCTAAAGGACCTGGCAAATCTGAGGGATCCAAAGGATCTGAAAGAGCTAAAGGACCTGAAGGACCCTAAAGACCGGAAAGAACTAAAGGACCTGAAAGATCCCAAAGATCTGAAAGAGCTAAAGGGTCTGAAGGATCCCAAAGACCTGAAAGAGCTAAAGGACCTGAAGGATCCGAAAGACTCGAAGGACCCAACCCAAGTGGCAACGTCCACGAGCGTTCAGCCTCAGGACTCGAGCACCTTTTCTAAGTCACTGCGAGCTAAGTACGATCAGCTATTCGACGACGCGACGTCATACGAGAAAGTCACAGTGACCGCGAAGCAGAGCGAAGACGGTAAATACGGTACAGTGACGGGGGCGACTGCCACGACAGACAAAAG AAAGTACGATGATATCGCGGACAAGGCTTCCTCGTTAGAGACAAAGTACAGGGAAACGGGAGAGACAACAAGGTTGCACGATCACGTCGCTGACGAGACTGTAGATGTAAAAAAGTACGACAGAATCGTAGAGAGACCTTGCCTGACCCAGACGGATCTAGACAAGACGTTTGACAGTTTCTTAGACAGGAGATACGACGGAGAGTCGAAGCGAGACGACATCGTCAAGCAATTGGACACAAGATACGCTCAGACCACGTTGAACGCTAAAGTCGACGCGATCATGAGCAGAGCCTCGCCGTTGGACACGGGATTCGACACTGTGACGGGGACTAGATTGCTAGACACCACAAAAGACGACACCTCGAACAGAAAATATGACAGCTTATCAAGTAAATCATTGGACTCCAAGTACGATAAAATAACAGACGAAGCTTCTCAATTGGCCTTATATAAGGTCAGTTCGCTGGATCCGAAGTACAAGACTAATTCAGTGGACGGAAAGTACGATGGAGTCGAATCGTTCGAGAAGAAGTATGAAAAAGTGTCACTGGAGACTAAGTACGACCAGATCATAGAGAGAACGACGCCATTGGACCTGAAATTCGACAAGATCCCAGGGAAGCCAGTCCTGGAGGTCAAATGTGAGAACGGGGAGCGGTACAGGTCTACCTTCAACTTCTCTAGCCGACTGTCCCTAGATATGAAGAAGTACGAGCCGGCAAGTAAAACTCCAGTGTCTGAGACACCAAGTACAGTCACCATAGAAAGGAACCTGTACTGCAAGACCTATGTAGGACACCTGCCAATCTCACCAGTAACCGTGGACCAGAAGCTGGGTCAGCTGACGTCCGTGCACGGCGCAAACAGTATTATAACCCTCACGACAGAGTCCTCTGACTCTCAAGTGTTGGAGAAGACGTACCTCATGGACAGGATCCAGCCGAGCCAGCCGAAGACCTATCCGGAGCTGAAGAAAAGTCCCCAGACACCGGAGAGCAACAAGTCGTTCGGGTCTGGCGAGACCATGGGGCCGGACTCGAAGCCCTCCAGCATGCCTATCAGCCCGAGGACTCCGGTGAGGTCCGACTCGCGTGATTATCTGATGGACAAGTCGGTGTCTTCCTCCGTGAGCTCGGACTCGAAGACCCTGGTCTTCCGCTCGGTGGACTCCGACGTGACCAAGGACAGCGACAAGACGGACGGGAAGAAAAGCTTCGACAAGTCCAGCTCGCTGACGCCGATCAGCACGGACTCGCTGCGCATCAAGTCGGAGACAAGCCCGAAGCTGGTGATCAGCAGCTCCAGCGAGTCCTGCAGCCCCGGCAAGATGAAGTCTTCCGAGAGGTCGTTCAGTTCGGACCTGCAATCGCCAATAAGTGCCAACTCGATCAAGTATACCTCGAACTACAACAGACACGGGCCGGACGACATGTCAGGCTCTCCTATGGACCTCAGCGCGGCTACCTCGCCGTTCTACCCCATCTCCAATCCGAACCAAAAGACCCCGCCGTCACCTTACAGCGTCTCCAGGCGGAGATCCAGCCTGGACAGCACGGAGACGTCGCCGGAGCAGAAGTCCAGCAGCTCGAAGGAGTCGAACAAGTACCTGGGCTACCAGTCCAAGTTCGACTCGACCTTGAAGCCTGGCATTCAGGATATGGACTCTAGGATATCAAAGAAAGAAGACTTTGGAAGAGACTACAAAGAGGCCTCCAGTGACAGGAGAAATGGGGACAACGATGTCCACTTGTATCAGTCCAGCGCCTACTGTATGAAAGACATTGACCGTGACGATGGTGGAGATGATCCCCTATCTGAGAAGGACGTGGTGCCGTCGCTGCCATTGGAGAAACTGGACATGCACTACTTGAGCTACAATTCTAAGCAGCGAGACAAGTCTAAGGTACTCGAGCGGAGTTCCAGCAGCCTGGACAGCAGGAGGTTTGTGGACATGAAGTCCTCGTTGTCCACGGACGAGTTCAACGCCTCCATGGTGAAGAAGAGATCCAGCGACATCTTGGAGGACATCAAGCACTTGGAGGCGAAGGCGAGCGAGGGCTCGTCGGACTCTGGGATCCTGGCAAAGAAGAGCTACATGTGGGAGGACTTAAAGAACCTGGAGGCTAGGAGGCAGGACACCTTCACAGACTCGGCTAGCACCTTCTCCAAACGACGCTTGGAGATACCTGACATCAGCGTGACTGGGGACGGCAGGAAGTCCTACATCGTCCACCCGAAGATGAGCATCGACGAGAACACCGATAGCATATTGAACACGGTATGCCGTAATCAGAACAACGGTGTCGCCGACGATGGCAGAGAGTCGAAGTTGGGTGTATGGACGAAAGTGAAGCCTCGCAAGAGAGGAGACAACGGCCGTAGGAACAGCGACAGGGCACTGAAGATCATCCAGGAGAACTCCGTCATCCTCCAGAAGATCCTCGCCTGCCAGGCGAAGAAGAGGCTGCCGGACCTGGAGGAGATCTCCAAGGAGATCAGCATCAGTCCCATTAACGAGGAGATCTCGAAGATCTTCAGCCCGATCCTGGAGAAAATGGGGCTCAACGAGCACGAGATCAACGAGGAGCTGGCGAGGATCAACTTCAAGGACTTCGACAACATGACAGCCACTAGTGTGTCCGAATTCGACGCGAAGATCAACGAGGAGCTGTCCAGGCTGTCGCTGATCGACGATAACGAGCAGATAGACCACTTTGACGTGGACGAGGTGATCGCGCATCAGTACTCGGACACCAGGGAGGAGCTGATAGACAGGAAGATCAACGAGGAGCTGTCCAAGTTGCTACTGAACTACGAGGACCGGTCTCCGGCGAGCATAGTCAACCTGGACAAGGGGTCGAGTCAGAACGTCAGTGACATCGACGGCCTGGACCTGTCCAGCGCGTCCACCAACGTCTTCTCCTACAAGTCCTCCAACGACTCCATAGACATCAGAAGTGACCTGACGACCGCCCAGGAGCCATCGCTTCCGGTGGAGAAGTTCTCCCAGTACACCGAGAAGGTGCTACCCTACAGCGTGTCGAAGTACAGAGACGACGATTCGTCACCGAAAAGCGACATCGACATATACAGAGAGCTGGAGAAGCTGGACCAGATTTCTTCAGCCCAGGTGCTACCTCACCCGATCCTAGAGCTCCCCCAACAGGAGCTTTCCTCCATCCCCTACATCCCGAACACTTCTCCCTTCAGCGACGTCCCACCAATCAGGTACACAACGAAACCAGTCCAGTACGACACGTCGCCCCTGGAAAGCTCCTACGACCCATACAAGACGTTCGACTTCAAACCCAAGTTATCCCCTAAACACGCGACCTCCAACCCATTTGCCTCCCCTCCCTACGACCAGCCTATCCTAGACACGGCTTTCGAATACATCAACAACAAACCAGACCTGTCCATCAACGCCTACGACAAGCACCTGAAGAGTCCACTACTGACGAAGGAAGCCTTGGAATTCCGGGTGAGGTACGACGAAGAGCCATCCAGGGACATCGGCGGGGACTACATGTCATTACCTTCTGATCTTGCTCTGACCGCTAGCAAGTCGCCATACTTCAGCAACGGGAACACCGAGCCGTTGACGCCCACCAAGTACGCGTCCAAGGAGGACAGGTGCCTGATAGGGTCCTCTTTCCTGGAGTACCCGGCCGATTCCTCTGACCTGCACCGGAAGTACGACCCCCTGTCTCCGAAGGAGTACTCCCTCAAGAGCTTGGACTACGACAGACATCTGCTGCCTTCCATAGAGGCAGCGTCCGACCTGGGCTCATACCTGCCGGCGAAACACATGGACTACCAGCCTCTGTCGCCCAACCGCCATTTCATCGAGCAACGCTTTCAAACCTCGGCGAACCACTACGCTTCTAAACTGTCCCCAGGTATGGCCGACGAGACCAAGAGACCCGTCTCCCATCCGGAGTTCCCTGGCAAGGTTGCCGTCACCAAGTACGCCGAGCTGCCCGACAGAGGCGTGGCGAGCAGCTACCAGAAGTCCTCGCTGAGCCTGGGCAACATCGGCCACCCGGCCAAGGGCGTCGAGAACAACTACAACACCCTGACCAGCCCGAAGACCCAGTTCAGCCCCTTCCCGGTGAGGAACGCACCCAGGAAGCCGAACGAGCTCACCCTGAAGCTGGGCCTCTACCCGCAGAAGAGCCCCGACGTGGGACAATTGAAGAGGTCATAG